Genomic segment of Rhodococcus sp. W8901:
CGACGGTGAGGACCGGGAGACAGAAGAGCACGATCGGCAGCCACAGCGCCGTCAGGTCGAGGGTCGAGGATTCGCCGCGGAGCAGCTGCATCACAGGTGCGATCAGCGCGAGTGCCACAGCCATCGCGGCCAGCACCAGCAGGTTGCTGAAGTACTTGCCCAGCAGGTACATCGGAGTGCGCAGTGGGCTCGCGGCGAGTGTTTCACCGACGCCGGTGGAGACGTCGCGGCCGATGCTGTCCCGAACGACGTAGAACCCGAACAGCGGGAGCCACAGGCTGCCGATCATCGCGAGCATGACCCCGACATAGCCGCTGTCATATATGCCCCGGAACGATCCGACCTTGACCATCGCGTAGGTGGCCGACGCGGGCGGGATCGCGACGTAGCCGAGGGCGAGAGCTCCGAGCACGGTGACCAGGAACGCGGGACGTCGCGAGCGGTCCCGGAAATCTGCGAGCGAGACTGCGGCGACTGCAGTCGTCATCGGGTCACCTCGAACTGCGTGGTCGCCGGACCCACGGCGAACATGTAGGCGTCCTCGAGATCGGGTTCGACCGGACACGCATCGGCAGTCGGCGGGGCGGTGGCGACCGCGCGGACCCGTACGCCGCCAGCCGTGCGGACAGTCCTGGTGACCATGCCCCGCCGACGGATGTCCGCGACCGCATCGGCCGGCACCACCAACTCCCACACCGTCCCGGTCGCGGAGCGGAGCAGATCCGCCGGAGCGCCGCGCCACCGCAGGTGCCCGCCCGCGAGAACCGCGATGTCGTCGGCGATCGCCTCGATGTCCGACACGATGTGGGTGGACAGGATGACGATTCGGTCGGACGCCAGATCACCGAGCAGGTTGCGGAACCGCATGCGCTCCTCGGGGTCCAGCCCCACCGTGGGTTCGTCGACGACGAGGACCTCGGGATCGCCCAAGAGTGCCTGCGCGATCCCGAGCCGTTGGCGCATGCCTCCGGAGAACTTGCCCACCGGCCGCGAGCCCGTATCGGCAAGGTTGACGAGTTCGAGCAACTCGTCCACCCGCGACCGGGCCGATCGCGCACTCAGCCCCTTGACCGCGGCGAGGTACCGCAGGAACTCCCTGGCACTGAGGTGCGGGTAGACCCCGAAATCCTGTGGCAGATAGCCGAGTACCCGCCGAAGGCTCGCGGGTCGGACCGCGATGTCGGCGCCGTTCCAGGTGACCGAACCGGCGGTCGGGCGGGTGATCGTGGCGAGAATCCGCATCAGCGAGGACTTTCCGGCTCCGTTAGGTCCGAGAAGACCGAGCACGCCGGGTCCGATCCGCATCGTGACGTCGGAGACGGCCGGTTTGCCGCGATACGTCTTGGTGACATTGCTCAGCTCCAGTTTCATGGGTCCTCGTTCCTCTGCGAAATCACTGGCAGCAAGCGGACCATTCGACAGGTGATGCGGGCACTGGGTCCACGCGGCGAAAACGGGGTGGTGCCAGCACCACCCACGAGGTGCGCTCCGGACCATTCGCACCAGGCAACCAGCCCGATAGGCTCTGCGGGGTGCCCTCCGACGAACCGCTCACACCTCTCGCCGCGATCACGCGGCGGCGGTTCCTGCTCACGGGTTGGCCGTGGCGCGCACTGGCCTATCTGTTGACGACGCCGCCGGTGGTACTGGCGGCAGCGTTGCCGTTCTCCGGGCTCGTCGCGCCCTGGATCGTGCTGATGGTCTGGGCCGGAGACGGCTCGTACCCACAGCCACTCGGCACGGTTCTGTTCCTGGTCGTCCTCGGCGCGATTCTGGTCGTGGGACTCGGACCGCTGCTCGCGGTACCCCTGGCGGCACTGGAACGACAACGGATCAGGCTGGTGATCCCCGGCCGGGCGATCACCGCACATCGCCACCCACCCGCAGCAGGATTGTGGCCGCGGCTGCGAACGCGATACACCGAGGCGGCCACCTGGAAGGCACTCGCCTACGCGAGTCTGTTGATCGTCGTGGCGCCCGCGGCATACGTCCTGGCGGCGGTGTTCGTGTTGCTGATTCTCATCATGCTGGCCAGCCCTCTGCTGGTGAGCGAGGGGCAGCCGGTCGCGCTGGGACTCAGCCAGCTCACGTCGGCCCCGCAGGCTGTCCCCTACGCGATCGCGGGTCTGGCTCTGCTGCCGACGATCCCGTACGTGTTCGCGATCCTGGCGGGTCTCCATGCCGTGATCGCCCGGGCGCTGCTGCTGGCCGACGACCCGGACAATCTGCGCGCTCAACTCGTCGATGTCGCTCGATCCCGCGCACGGTTGGTGGACGCGTTCGAAGCCGAGCGGCGACGAATCGAACGGGACCTGCACGACGGCGCCCAGTCTCTACTGCTCAACCTCACGCTGCAGCTCGGCATGGCCCGGCTCGATCTGCCGACAGGATCTCCGGCCTCGGCGAGTGTGGCGCACGCGCACGAGCAGGCCAAGCAGCTCATGACCGAACTGCGGCAGCTCATCCGTGGAATCCATCCGCGAGTGCTGACCGACCGTGGCCTGCCCGCTGCGTTGCGCGAGCTGACCGAGGACGTGGCGATTCCGGTGACCGTCACCGCCGACATCCCGCGCCGACCACCATCGCATGCCGAGATCGCCGCGTACTTCGTGGTGGTCGAAGCGCTCAACAACGTCACCAAGCACGCCGATGCCAC
This window contains:
- a CDS encoding ABC transporter ATP-binding protein translates to MKLELSNVTKTYRGKPAVSDVTMRIGPGVLGLLGPNGAGKSSLMRILATITRPTAGSVTWNGADIAVRPASLRRVLGYLPQDFGVYPHLSAREFLRYLAAVKGLSARSARSRVDELLELVNLADTGSRPVGKFSGGMRQRLGIAQALLGDPEVLVVDEPTVGLDPEERMRFRNLLGDLASDRIVILSTHIVSDIEAIADDIAVLAGGHLRWRGAPADLLRSATGTVWELVVPADAVADIRRRGMVTRTVRTAGGVRVRAVATAPPTADACPVEPDLEDAYMFAVGPATTQFEVTR
- a CDS encoding sensor histidine kinase, encoding MPSDEPLTPLAAITRRRFLLTGWPWRALAYLLTTPPVVLAAALPFSGLVAPWIVLMVWAGDGSYPQPLGTVLFLVVLGAILVVGLGPLLAVPLAALERQRIRLVIPGRAITAHRHPPAAGLWPRLRTRYTEAATWKALAYASLLIVVAPAAYVLAAVFVLLILIMLASPLLVSEGQPVALGLSQLTSAPQAVPYAIAGLALLPTIPYVFAILAGLHAVIARALLLADDPDNLRAQLVDVARSRARLVDAFEAERRRIERDLHDGAQSLLLNLTLQLGMARLDLPTGSPASASVAHAHEQAKQLMTELRQLIRGIHPRVLTDRGLPAALRELTEDVAIPVTVTADIPRRPPSHAEIAAYFVVVEALNNVTKHADATEVAVTARIQGDALTVEVVDDGHGGADPGRGSGLTGLADRVAVIDGRMLLSSPPGGPTIVRVELPCSQN